The DNA segment CAATGTTGCATTAAATGAACCGAGTTTGGTAGTGGAAGAGAAAACTAAATCGGAATGAGGCATTGAAGTTGAATGTTAGGAGGGTTGGTGACTTTCTCTCATTTTAGACTCAAAACTCTTAACCAAGCGATGAGTGAGAAGAAAATTACaaataacattatataatttcttttgaaATAGAAACAAATGCACATGAATTAATAAGAGAATCTAATAAATCATGTAAACTATATAGATTTTGGTTTGACTGTATTTTGGAAATCCAAATAAACATGGGTTTGTACTTTGATGTGTCAGATTTTTCTCAAGTATATAAGTATACACTTCATCAGATCTTAAAAACAATCACTGGTGTGAAAATGACATCAGTTTATTTTAACAATCTTGTCCTTCGCTTGCCTCATCATTTTAAGAAAATGATTCTGTGTAGATTACTAATTTTTAATGCTATGCTTACATCGATTATTTTTTGAATGCTATGcaacataaaaatatagatagacCCACCGGAGTGTAATACTAATGTAATGTTGACACCCAATGGATATTTTCTGCTGAGGAACACAAAGATCCAACTTTATTTTCTGTAGAAGAACAAAAGTGTAACTTTCAACATCTGATTTCATATGAACCAGCTTTGGTTATATCCACTCTTTTCCTACCCATACCATACCTATCACGAGATTATTTGAATTCACCGGCTAAGCTTTTGTATCGATTTCACAAAATGAAACCggtatattaattaaaaaggaCAAAAAGTGACATGTAATTGGTTTTGGGATACTCAATGAGAAAGCACAAAACTTTTGTTGGTCTAGCTAGCGGCTAAAGTGATCGACTTTACCAGACCAACAAGCACCAAAAAAAGCAGTTGTTTAAAGTTTAAGCCATGCGTGTTACCTTAAGAAACCGGACACGTAAACTAGATTATACTGTGAACATTGGTAGCTGAAAATAGAAAAGATGTTGCGACAGCTAACGAAATTACACTAGAGTCAACAACCTTTCTCAGCCGAAATTTGGTAGATTGCGTAGTAGTTAGTAGGTATTCATATAGTTGGTCATAAGATTAGACCCGTGCTTGGTAGCAGAACAAGATGAATGACGTTTACAAATGGCATTTCTCAAAATTACTCATCAGTTCAAACTCACTATCTTGGTACAAACTCAACTTTAAATTATACGATCTTCCTTTCTAAAACTAACTGATAATAACTGAATTGATGCATTTTATTTATCTCTTacttaaaattttctttaaaattttgatgtGAGATTTTGTCCctaatattttgtttgattgaATCTTAACAGATTTACATTGGGGATATGTTTGACATCGCCAAGCTTGTTTTACCGGTGTACATAATTGCAAACAAGAAAGTAATAACAATTACCATACATCTACATCACAATTTTCACCAATTGAATTAAGCAACAGCGTAGATGCAATTATCATGCAACAACTATATATTAGAACAAAAATACTTGGAATAGCATCTACATCACAATTTTCACCAATTTGAGTTAAGCAATGGCGTAGATGCAATTACCATGCAACAACCATATCTCACTCCAAGCTATACTAGCTACTCTAGTTAACTACGAGACTCAATTTTTAGAACACTTCCCCAAGGGCTAATATTGAGTTTCCTTAAACTAACAAATCATACTTGAATCACCTCACATATTAATCGAACAACATAAAACTATTTGGAATCACAAGTGAAACAATTCAAGTGGTTAATAAAGACGACGGAAAAGTTGGCGGTGGAATTTCTTAATGGGCCTGGAATTTTCATTTATACAGGCCTAATAGCGATCCATAAGTAAAACGTGTTTTACCGCGCAGTCAAAGTAGAAAAAAAGGCGCAGAGGTAGCAGAAGAAGAGATCCAGACAGAAGATTTGTCTGATTCCGACCTAATCAAAGAAGTAGAAACTGTTTCCGGTTGGGAGGTTGTTAATGGGGTTCTTAAAGAAGCTCGCGGGCGTGTTTGGATTTGGGCAGGAAGCTGTAAAGAATGAGGAAGACGATACAGTCATCGATTCCGGCGACGGAGATAAGCGGCGGGAGAATAATCAGCCGAGATTTCGTGAAACCGGACAACCCAGGAAAGGATTTGGAGTTCCGGTTCAAGTCGCCGTCGAAAGGTCTCAACTTGgtcctgttcttcagccttgcTCCGCCGGAGACGGTGGTattcaggttttttttttttttttttgaatttttccgATCCTTGACTTAGTTTGATTACTTGTTGATTGCTTTACTGGAGTCTGGAACTTGACTTACGAGTTCTCTAGTTAGCTTAAGTACAAAACTCCCAAAACATTTAGCTTTCTGATCGAGTAGGTTCGTTTGAATACACTTAaactagcaaaaaaaaaaaaagattccttCTTTAACCGTTCTAATCATAGATCATGTGAAGTTACTAGAAAAGATTCCTTCTTTAACCGTTACTAATCGTAGATAATGGTTCTACATATAGTCCTTGGCTTAATTTCTTAGTTTGGTTTACAAAAATTGGTTTTGTCTCTTCTTCAGCGGCAGCATTTACCTCAGTTGCTCTAGCTTAGATTGCTTAGAATGGTAGAGTAGTAGACATGCAGACACTATGTAGAAACCAAGTACTCCAATTATCACTTGCTCTGTAGTGGAAGCCAAACTGTAATCTTTTCTATGACTTAATTGCAATAATCAGTTTCAAACGAATCCTGGTTTTGGTGTGGTTTTCTCCAGTAATCTGATTTCCAGTGTTAGATTGTGAAGACGTGTTGTGGAGTTTACTTAGTTAAGAGATCgtattatcttcttcttcttgtgtattttgttctttttcctACACACTGTGTTATAGTTTTCTCTTGTTTTGAATAAGGGACTAAGGTGGTATACAAAACGGTCAAGGGTTGATGAAGATGGAGATGTCGCGGATGAGTTTTTGGAAGAGGGAGACAACCCGACAAACGCAGAAGATGATCATAGCTCTAAGACAATGCCAAGGCTTGAGGCGAAACGCAAAACAAAACCTGCTAAAGTAAGAAGACTGGTTGTGTCTTCTGATGGTAAACTCAAGCAATGCATTGAACATCAAGGAAGATTATTTATAGTATGAATATGATTTGAAAGAACACAGGAGAGAACTTAGGGAAAGCTTTTGTTTCATCAGCATTTCAAATCCTCAGCAAAACGAGACTGGTTTTATAATTAGAGACATAAATGATTTTGGGGTTTGTTTTACAATTAGTTTTGGATCTATTAGACTTTGTAATTTGTATTACTACGAGTTCTTTGTGGTTTATACATGATATCATCAATCTCTTAAGgtttaaacttttatatttcattCAGAATTGTCTTGGTTGCTCTTCATAAGACTAGTCATGCGGCATCTACAGATCTTTGCCCTTAAACAACTGAGAGCTGGCAAAAAAGTTTGTCTTCGCTTGAGTTAAGGTTCAAATTGGAGATTTTAGTTGGGGACTCAAAATCATGCAAGCTTGGGTACTAAACTTGCTATTTCAAATAATTTGGGTCCATAGTATTAATGTGGGAAACTGGGATTACAAAAATCAACATAAAGGGCCCAACCGGGTTCGAACCGGTGACCTATTGATCTGCAGTCAATTGCTCTACCACTGAGCTATGGACCCATGTTGACTACTCTGTACATGTTTATTCTAATAACGATTTATGCATGTGGCCAGCCACATTGAATTTCTCTAGATCCGAACCTCATGCATACGAGGCTTCCGATTCGTACTTGCTGTGCTGAGAAGAGATAGAAGATAATGAATTTCTCACTggataaacttttataaaacattaaaagcatcatttatttttatcatcaaAACTCATACTAACTTTGCAAACCAAACTGatcatccatgtgaacgacgaaaaaCGATTGTTTTATGGCGCTGAGTGCTAGATTATCCGCTTGTAAATTATCCGTCTGAGGTACATGAATGATCTCAGAGCTGAGGAaacttatttttaaagtttttatgtCTTCCAGATAACTTTCAAACCCcagtcattcttctggttctaaaaccatcttcaccaattgaaaaCAATCTGTAGCAAACGTGACCTGAAACTGGCGTAAGTTCTTCATACACTCCATTGCCCATATCAGCGCTTCCATCTACAAATGTAGAGGTGAGAGACTTGCCCGAATGTTTTTCCCCTATCAATCCATCAAAACCCTCGAGAGTGCTATACCAACCTTGCTCTGAATAAGTCTCCTTATCTTTCCACGAACCGTCGATAAAACACCAGCGTCATGTGATTATTGGAAGGTGCCTAACCTCCACTTGTTGTGATGCCTTCTGCATGTTCAGCACATGTGCCTCAACCCAAAGTGTTGATTATGTTTCCGCTAGATTGAGCGTGTCTCTGGAATCAATGTCcaaattactaaaaactttgTTATTTCTTCATTTTCAAATGTATCATAATATCACCGCAAAGTGATGATCTTCCATTTTCGGGAAGACTCTCCaaaaaaagatgatccatatttgtaAAGAGAGCACTAGTAGGAAAAATAGCTGGGTTTGATAGTATTTTCGATAACGCCCAAACTTGACGCGTTGGAGGGCATTAAAAACACATGATTTCTTGATTCCTTATCAGCTCCGCGTCTAGCCCAACATATATCTCCTTGTATTCCTCCtgctttcaaatttttttttacttctatGCACCATGATACTATTTGCCATAAGAAATGTTTTATCTTCGGAGACATCATACCTTCCAGCAAAACGTTTTTAGGATATCCATTATGGGATCAAAACTTTCTTGTGGTTTTACTTTATCCGGATAGACCCGTTCTAATTGATATTCTGATTTAATGATGTATTTCCCATTATTTCTCATTATTCATCTTAAAAGCATCATTATTATTCAGGATACAGTTGAATTTAAAGTGAGAAGTCGACTGGAGTTGAATTTATGTCAGTGTTGATTTTAAGAGTTTGAGGGATATGTTAACTACTTAAATATGTaaagagttttaaaaatttatcatcTTAAAAAGGTTATAAAATCAAGTGGctttatgtaatattttgaaaattttgttttataagtttaattgtttaaaatatcAAGTATCAGTCTCTTACGCATTATTTTCGAAgtgattttaataattttaattatatgtcgttacatattaatttttaaagaaaaataataacatatCTTAGTAAAAATATGGCATAATGAcctcttattattttttataaaaaaaatttaatcttaTTGTGACTTGTACAAATTTAATAACAAAgattttgatttgaaaattctctcagaataaaataataatataattggtTATATACTATAATCGAGATTCTTAAGATAGATAATGACAAAATTTGGCTATGATAAACGCATATcaattacatattattattagaATAATAGAATTgaaaataatttcatatatacttaatttttaaatatttaaagttatagTTAGATTAATTAGCATAATATACGATTAACCGAGTTTCAAGTTATTGAATTTATTTGAATGTAAATGTTATACAATACACTGGTTGTATAActgataattattttattaacaaatataataaatcattttaatcgaccaatatattttatttagtatatatataaatatatatatactcaaattacaatgttttaatttttattgtatGACGCATAAGACCACCTAATaacattaatttttgaaaaatcataGAATCATTAAAaccatatttttaatattacttgtctttgtttgtaattaattaattatcaaaCCAATAACATGATATTTTAGTAAGAATGTTCGAATctataaaccaataaaaataaaatttgaaatttttgatAATAATTACTAATTCAACTCCCACTAACATCCTCTAATGTTTTAATAATACAAaatgtttaacatttttataataaaatgtgTACTAAGTTTTTTTCATCCACTTGTAACCAGTTAGAAAGTGTACTAATAGTTTCTCAAAAGAATTTGAACCTTGATGTAAGAGACAATTCTGCCAATGCTTCTTAccttttattatgttttgtttgaAAAAAACACTGAAAAACCATATGGCCTAAGAGACTATGTCATACATTTCTTGTTTATTGGTCAATtgattgaaaataaattatataattaaatattaatatatttatttataagaaattgATGGAGTCTCTTACCTTCAAATCTTTAATGATGCCCTATGAACCAATGAATCTTTCAAAACTAGGGAATCATTAATCATAGTAGGAAAATTTGATGTGacgtaaaataaaattaatctcTAAAAGGTGATCGATTCATGAATCAAAATgcaaaaattgtaaaataataCTCTTGTAagttttaaagaataaaatgttaaaaaaagcTCGTGAGAAGAAAAGTATAATTAAAGCTCTTCAACAAGCGAATAATGTAAACCTTTAGGCTTTTCGTACATCTTTAAACAAATTGCTACTCACATTTGCCCCTTTCTACATATACAGTTTTGAATCTTCTTATATTCTTCTTTTACTTTTTCCAAATTCCCTTTATGGATTTTCAAAAATCatgtatcaattttttttacagtATTGTTTTCATAAATCATTTCTAACTCATCTCTATATTtgcttatataatattatttatgtacAAAACTGTTCTAGTCCacttctaatttttttcttctttaaaatagagattgtaattttttctatttataaagGTAGAAATATCATATTATCTATTTTTGCTCTATATTTAAAGATtactattttagaggaaaaaattgTATGTACATTGAAAACTATCAAGTGCATTTTACCACTTCCAAAGTTGgtttaaagtttataaaaatgGTTCAGTTAATTAATGATTGGAATATGTCATTCTCTTTGCATATATTTCGGAACATAAAAATAAGACTACAATATCATCTTTTTAAgtaggtgttattggtttatatatttttattgatttagaaatctatatagtatttataaatctaagTAAAATTGCAAATCTGGAGGTTTTCTctcggatttgagtctttgtatttttaacaaaaaagtcCAAACAAATTcattcaaatccattataaaatcaaatatatttgttaatccgtacgattgaataacacttgatttgatatagaatttatgaatcattaaaccaataacacataattttaatacatattttaaaatcatagaaccaataacactagatttagttcggattttcaaatccattaaaatacaacaaccaataaccccTACTAAGTTTTACAAATTAGGAAGTTTAAATAGTCATCCTACAGAGCATACAATATACTCATTagtaatataaaaacaaaaaacaaaatcaaaagcaaccaatataattatattctaagAATAAAGTGCAAGAGACTCCAACTATATGACAACTCTTTTTTCTGGTTTTGTAAAGGAACACGATTTAGAAGTCAACTCTATGTTGTCTTGTCTAGTTGCTGCTTTGTTTTTTTATGACAACTCTTCTTCCAGGACTCCAACGTTAAAAGGCGTTTTAGTTCAGAAGAGAGACCAACACATTTCCTTCTATCTAGAAAAGGTTTGAGTAACCGAATGAACCCGTTTGGTCGTATTCATAATTTGGCCAGTAACCAGTTTGCATTGATTGGTCAATGTCCTGATCAGCGTTCAAATAAGAAGAACTCTCGCGAAGTCCCACGTGATGGTTGGCTGCATTGACTGGAAAATGAAAGTTGGGAAAGTACTCAGAAGCAATCTCCTGAATTTGAGGATAATCCTATATTTAAATATCACAAAACCATATCATCAGAccactatttttatatacaaagCTATTTTGGTGTAGATATAAGCATGTACCTTGGAGGAATCAAGGATGAAATCAGGAGATATCCACATGCTAGAAGATTTGTATGTAGTAGAAGAAGACGGGCTGAATGATTGAAACTGCATCGTTCCATctcgacagggagaagtcgcaaGGCTAGAGCAACCGGAGCCAACTGCttgttcatttttatttttcaaggtTTTAGTCTTAAGTTGGTTCTTCTTAACTACACGACATAATGCGAAAGCTCCCTGAAATTTAAACATATTTGGTTCTTAGGGTTTCTTTTCCAATAATCGAAGAGATGTATACGTTATATAATTGGAtataacaaataataattttcctACCTTGAATTTTGGTGATTTTTGAGAAAGATCGTCATGATTTAGACGATATTCATGCATGAACCAGTTAGTTCTCTCGCCCAATGGGGCACGACCTTCGTAGAAAACTAGTGTTTTCCGGTATCCGGTTATAACACCCGACGATCTACAGGTGATTTTCCGGTCTTTACCGGTCGGTTTCCAGTATCCGGCTTTTGTAGCCCTATTGGTTCGGAAACCGTTTGGATACTTTTTGTCCCTAGGACAGAAAAAGAACCATTCCATATCTCTGTTTGGAAGGAAAGACTTATCTAAAAAACACAAAGACAAATTTCAGAAAAGGTTAGGAATCAcaaattcataataattaaacaTGATTTACGAATAATATCTTATTTAAtcatgattttgtttttaaattaccTGGTAACTCCCAAGGATCGAATTTGTATAAATCGATAACAGGAATGACTTCAAGCTCGATCTCAAGACCTTCTATCTTTCTACTTAAATAATAGCCTATGAGCTCCTGATCTGTTGGATGGAATCTAAATCCTGGAGGTAAAGATGAACTTCCCATTTGCATAATTCACACTTGTTGCTTGCAATACAAGATAGTTGTAGCGATCAAAAACTACTAATATTTGAAATATCCAGAAATATAAACTTTTTGACACTTGATTGTTCTTAAGAAAGGGTTGCAAACTCATGTTGATTGCATTCTTTTTGTAATAAGATCATTGTCGGAAAGAAACCTCATAATTACAAAAAGATCAAACCGAAATCAACGAAATTTCCCTTCTTAATATCTAATTAGAGAGAAACAATAAACACAAAAGTAAGGttaaaattggaaaaaaatagCGAAGAGTGTACACTGGAGTTTGAATATGAAGAAGAGGTAATTGCTAGGGGTCAAAGACGCTGAGTAAAGAAAAGGGTGATCTGACTTTAATTAGGAAACTAGctatataagaaattaaaagGGATTAGCAAGCAATTAGCTTAGAAGAAGGATTAAGGAAGGGAAAGTTGGTAGAGTGTTGAATGGTTGTGGAGCAATGAATATATATAGCACAATGTTTTGAACCATTGGGCAAATTAAGTAAAATACGGATTGTATATTGTAGTGTAAAATCAGAAGAAAACTAACAAGACACACACCGAAAGCACATAAAGACATTGCTTGTCTTAAGAGTTCCCAAATTTTCAATAGAAGTTGGACCCACCTGGTCTAAAAAGCTATAACACTAGTTTGTACACCACAGTTCAGCTATAAACACTAGTTCACACTTGACACACCACAGTTCAGCTGTAAACCCATTCCCTATTATACAACCTATCGTTAATGAAAGCTTATCCATGAAGTTTACAACTACACAATACAAGGTTTCagttttactaaaaaatatatttgttcttATGTCCATATTATATGGAAGCAGTAACAATTTTAAGTTAATGGAGAATGATTAATTTTGtctcattattttataaaattttatcatcAACGATAACCCATATATTAGCATCTTTCTCTTTTAAAACGTGattcatttattaataattcATTTAAACTATTTTCAATTATTGATCCAAGTTAGATATCTGGTTATACTCCTATGTTTTATTAATcaacaaatctttttttcttttactgcGTTGCGATTCCTTAACATAAATTTTGTTCATTCcaaatattatatatgcatatatgtaTACATGTATATACTAAGTCATCACAgttatctatttttttgttttccttcaGTATACTTAATATGAAAATGGTCTTTCTATAAATTTACTAACGTTCGAGTTTTTCAACCTACTCAATAGAAAGTCAATTAGAATAGTTTTAGCCTGAGTCCAAATATCACATAACTTTTAggtcataaaaatcggttctgaTTTATTGTAGCCAAAACTATTTCTTCTATGGCAGCATGAGTAAGACAAAATCGCTTTCAACTTATAAGACATGGATAACGAAACTTTGACGAAATCCATTTAGTTATTGCTTTTTCCAAAttttattcattgcttgtttgattTTTCAGCAAATAATACGAAGTTTTCAGAGATATCATGAATGATAATACAGTCAAACCATTATCACAAATTCATTAGGAGAATCGCATTAAGACGTTATACCAAATATGATCTCAAATTCTACATATTCGATATGGTTTCTCTTGAGACAAGGTTTGATACAACTTATTATGAGAAATTTTTGGGATTTTTGTTTGACTTGAAGAAATTCAAATctacaaataataatagtttgaTGGGTTTTTGTGCCAACCTAAAAGCTTATCTGAAGGATGGTGTTCGTTTTGGTATTGAAGGATGTTTATGGAGTTCTTTTCTCTTGCTGAAAATGTTTATGTTTGTAAATATGTTTTaccaaaagaaataaagaagCTGGTCGAGACACGGGATTTTTTGAAAACATGGAACAAGAATTAATAGACATAAATATATCCATTGATAATTGCTAAAACtgaaaacaaagaaataaaactGGCCCTGACAGCAAAATTGTTGACACTTGACAAGGAGATTTTCCGACAATCAAATTCTTGTAAGAGTCATCAACAGCAAACTTGTCGACAAGGAGATTTACGGTGTGGCTAAAGAGTCAAAGACATTGAGAGTCTCTCTCTATTTTTGTTGAGTTTT comes from the Brassica rapa cultivar Chiifu-401-42 chromosome A01, CAAS_Brap_v3.01, whole genome shotgun sequence genome and includes:
- the LOC103855909 gene encoding uncharacterized protein LOC103855909 produces the protein MGFLKKLAGVFGFGQEAVKNEEDDTVIDSGDGDKRRENNQPRFRETGQPRKGFGVPVQVAVERSQLGPVLQPCSAGDGGIQGLRWYTKRSRVDEDGDVADEFLEEGDNPTNAEDDHSSKTMPRLEAKRKTKPAKVRRLVVSSDGKLKQCIEHQGRLFIV
- the LOC103855918 gene encoding NAC domain-containing protein 71 isoform X1; this translates as MQMGSSSLPPGFRFHPTDQELIGYYLSRKIEGLEIELEVIPVIDLYKFDPWELPDKSFLPNRDMEWFFFCPRDKKYPNGFRTNRATKAGYWKPTGKDRKITCRSSGVITGYRKTLVFYEGRAPLGERTNWFMHEYRLNHDDLSQKSPKFKGAFALCRVVKKNQLKTKTLKNKNEQAVGSGCSSLATSPCRDGTMQFQSFSPSSSTTYKSSSMWISPDFILDSSKDYPQIQEIASEYFPNFHFPVNAANHHVGLRESSSYLNADQDIDQSMQTGYWPNYEYDQTGSFGYSNLF
- the LOC103855918 gene encoding NAC domain-containing protein 71 isoform X2 codes for the protein MQMGSSSLPPGFRFHPTDQELIGYYLSRKIEGLEIELEVIPVIDLYKFDPWELPDKSFLPNRDMEWFFFCPRDKKYPNGFRTNRATKAGYWKPTGKDRKITCRSSGVITGYRKTLVFYEGRAPLGERTNWFMHEYRLNHDDLSQKSPKFKGAFALCRVVKKNQLKTKTLKNKNEQAVGSGCSSLATSPCRDGTMQFQSFSPSSSTTYKSSSMWISPDFILDSSKSMQPTITWDFARVLLI